The Pseudofrankia inefficax genome window below encodes:
- a CDS encoding gamma-glutamylcyclotransferase: MNLYAAYASNLDPAKMKERAPHSPVTGTGWLTGWRLTFGGEQLGVDGAIATIVPYVAGRVYVMLFDLDRYDLDRLDVWEGADTGLYTRIRVRVETLDGDMLAWTYVLDAYEGGLPSAEHLAAIADGAEKAGAPDDYVAELRSRPTA, translated from the coding sequence ATGAACCTGTACGCAGCGTATGCCAGCAACCTTGACCCGGCGAAGATGAAGGAGCGCGCTCCGCATTCGCCGGTGACCGGGACCGGCTGGCTCACGGGCTGGCGGCTTACATTTGGCGGGGAACAGCTCGGCGTCGACGGCGCGATCGCCACCATCGTCCCGTATGTCGCCGGGCGGGTTTACGTGATGCTGTTCGACCTCGACCGTTACGACCTGGATCGGCTGGACGTCTGGGAAGGCGCCGATACCGGCCTTTACACCCGCATCCGCGTACGCGTGGAGACCCTCGACGGCGACATGCTCGCCTGGACCTACGTGCTCGACGCCTACGAGGGCGGGCTGCCGTCCGCCGAGCATCTGGCCGCGATCGCCGACGGCGCCGAGAAGGCCGGCGCGCCGGACGACTACGTCGCCGAACTCCGCTCCCGCCCGACGGCCTGA
- a CDS encoding amidohydrolase gives MSDNVSAQPAVATDGAGPPLEADGPAESVRPTSSTPASPTAASSAPVGSASAGSASGGRGTAGWGAARASAFVRDWFARHETELVEFRRDLHMHPELGRQEHRTAERIVDRLTAAGLRPRRLADIPGVWCDIATGGPSEAAEVEGPVVMLRADMDALPLQDAKDVPYASTVPGVCHACGHDVHTTVVLGAGLALAEYARHSPLPGTVRLLFQPAEETMPGGALEVIDAGVLKPVGAALTVHCDPALDVGTIGLRPGPITSAADLVEITLAGPGGHTSRPQNTVDLIYALGALITQLPAALNRRIDPRSALALVWGQVQAGTVPNAIPRTAQVRGTVRTLSRDTWETAPELIEQLAHQIVAPFGADIVVDYRQGVPPVVNASEFVDAYDAAVTAAFGHGAATTVAQSLGGEDFGWYLTHVPGALARLGTRTPGGETYDLHQGDYLVDERAIGVGVRLLAGAALESFSRLG, from the coding sequence ATGTCGGACAACGTGAGCGCCCAGCCTGCGGTGGCGACCGACGGGGCCGGGCCCCCGCTGGAGGCCGACGGCCCCGCGGAGAGCGTGCGGCCCACCAGCTCGACGCCTGCCAGTCCGACGGCTGCCAGTTCGGCGCCTGTCGGTTCGGCGTCCGCCGGTTCGGCGTCCGGCGGCCGGGGCACGGCCGGCTGGGGCGCCGCGCGGGCCAGCGCGTTCGTCCGGGACTGGTTCGCCCGGCACGAGACCGAGCTCGTCGAGTTCCGCCGCGACCTGCACATGCACCCCGAGCTCGGCCGCCAGGAGCACCGCACGGCCGAGCGGATCGTCGACCGGCTCACCGCCGCCGGGCTGCGACCCCGGCGGCTGGCCGACATCCCGGGCGTGTGGTGCGACATCGCCACCGGCGGGCCCAGCGAGGCCGCCGAGGTGGAAGGCCCGGTGGTCATGCTCCGCGCCGACATGGACGCGCTGCCGCTGCAGGACGCCAAGGACGTGCCGTACGCGTCCACCGTGCCCGGCGTCTGCCACGCCTGCGGCCACGACGTGCACACGACCGTCGTCCTCGGCGCCGGCCTCGCGCTCGCCGAGTACGCCCGGCACAGCCCGCTGCCCGGGACCGTGCGGCTGCTCTTCCAGCCCGCCGAGGAGACCATGCCCGGCGGCGCGCTGGAAGTCATCGACGCCGGCGTGCTCAAGCCCGTCGGTGCCGCGCTCACGGTGCACTGCGACCCGGCGCTGGACGTCGGCACGATCGGCCTGCGGCCCGGCCCGATCACCTCGGCCGCCGACCTGGTGGAGATCACCCTGGCTGGCCCGGGCGGGCACACCTCACGGCCGCAGAACACCGTCGACCTGATCTACGCGCTCGGCGCGCTGATCACCCAGCTGCCGGCGGCGCTGAACCGGCGGATCGACCCGCGCTCCGCGCTCGCCCTGGTCTGGGGCCAGGTGCAGGCCGGCACGGTGCCGAACGCGATTCCGCGCACCGCGCAGGTACGTGGGACGGTGCGCACGCTGTCCCGGGACACCTGGGAGACGGCCCCCGAGCTGATCGAGCAACTCGCCCACCAGATCGTCGCGCCGTTCGGCGCCGACATCGTGGTGGACTACCGGCAGGGAGTGCCGCCGGTGGTGAACGCGTCCGAGTTCGTCGACGCCTACGACGCCGCCGTGACCGCCGCGTTCGGGCACGGCGCGGCCACCACGGTCGCCCAGTCGCTCGGCGGCGAGGACTTCGGCTGGTATCTCACCCATGTGCCGGGCGCGCTCGCCCGCCTCGGCACCCGCACCCCGGGCGGCGAGACCTACGACCTGCACCAGGGCGACTACCTCGTCGACGAGCGCGCCATCGGCGTCGGCGTCCGCCTCCTCGCCGGCGCCGCCCTGGAGTCCTTCAGCCGGCTGGGTTGA
- a CDS encoding Clp protease N-terminal domain-containing protein has protein sequence MFERFTSQARHVVVLAQEEARELDHNYIGTEHLLLGLLAETDGIAAQALAEVNLSLEMTRSRVVAAVGRGKKPLKGHIPFTPRAKKVLEKALREALGLRHNYIGTEHVLLGLLALDEGLAATLLAEWKVDSHELRARVLGLISAAGADQAAGIPRRLRRRHAADGDGGDLGLEDDEPRRTAAADAALSGATGLAGHDPIGSHHLVLALLSDPDSAAARTLTGLGLDLAAARDALAHADLTDTSDELPEVTGRRGMSLRLTGSAVVLEATDQRLLDLARLAFGALRDRGAASAPEPTAEGGTAATEGDGGGAPATESSLRGDDAVASSLSAVWTALAASLADIRTQSTPTGSGPASPDEACEAATGAADDDERPTKLSVRPEAPLRRRGRQAP, from the coding sequence ATGTTCGAGCGATTCACCAGCCAAGCCCGCCACGTCGTCGTCCTCGCCCAGGAGGAAGCCCGCGAACTCGATCACAACTACATCGGCACCGAACACCTCCTGCTCGGGCTGCTCGCCGAGACGGACGGCATCGCGGCGCAGGCCCTCGCGGAGGTCAACCTGTCGCTGGAGATGACGCGGTCCCGCGTCGTCGCGGCCGTCGGCAGGGGCAAGAAACCGCTCAAGGGCCACATCCCGTTCACCCCCCGGGCCAAGAAGGTCCTGGAGAAGGCGCTTCGGGAGGCGCTCGGCCTGCGGCACAACTACATCGGGACGGAACACGTCCTGCTCGGGCTGCTGGCCCTTGACGAGGGCCTGGCCGCGACCCTGCTGGCCGAATGGAAGGTGGACAGCCACGAGCTGCGCGCACGGGTACTCGGGCTCATCTCCGCCGCCGGCGCGGACCAGGCTGCCGGCATTCCGCGGCGCCTACGCCGTCGCCACGCCGCCGATGGCGACGGCGGCGATCTCGGCCTGGAGGACGACGAACCGCGGCGTACGGCGGCGGCCGACGCCGCCCTCTCGGGCGCGACCGGCCTCGCCGGCCACGACCCGATCGGTTCGCATCACCTGGTGCTGGCCCTGCTCAGTGACCCCGACAGCGCGGCGGCCAGGACACTGACAGGCCTCGGCCTCGACCTCGCGGCCGCCCGCGATGCCCTGGCGCACGCCGACCTGACCGACACCTCGGACGAGCTGCCGGAGGTGACCGGGCGGCGCGGAATGTCGCTACGCCTGACCGGCTCGGCCGTCGTCCTGGAGGCCACCGACCAACGGCTGCTCGACCTGGCCCGGCTGGCCTTCGGCGCGCTGCGCGACCGCGGCGCCGCGTCAGCCCCAGAACCGACGGCCGAGGGCGGCACCGCCGCCACGGAAGGCGACGGCGGCGGTGCACCGGCGACCGAGTCGTCGCTGCGCGGGGACGACGCCGTCGCCAGCAGCCTGTCGGCGGTGTGGACGGCGTTGGCCGCCAGTCTGGCGGACATCCGGACGCAGTCCACGCCGACGGGATCCGGGCCCGCCTCGCCGGACGAGGCCTGCGAGGCCGCCACCGGGGCGGCCGACGACGACGAGCGCCCGACGAAGCTGTCGGTCAGGCCGGAGGCACCGCTGCGACGACGCGGACGCCAAGCTCCTTGA
- a CDS encoding DUF5313 family protein, with protein MDGGRDAATADGGAVATADASMTTGAGGTTPPAAGGEVIQPPFAGRVSYVFSGRMPAQYAGWVFRDLTAPGWRWRQALRSVLMMLPFAIILAVLPGPPGTRGMLAGFLLVAAAAMGLILAGSFRNRRLVQNGFPPIVRPEEDDDEPVGPPAAAAPVTAPTAAEARGAATKATVQTNAGVDAGVAPQTDVAPQTDVAPQTGVPTAGDGYDPEDPEGINA; from the coding sequence ATGGACGGTGGCAGGGACGCCGCGACGGCCGACGGCGGCGCGGTGGCGACGGCGGACGCGAGTATGACCACGGGCGCTGGCGGCACGACACCGCCGGCGGCCGGTGGCGAGGTGATCCAGCCGCCGTTCGCGGGCCGGGTCTCGTACGTGTTCAGCGGGCGCATGCCGGCGCAGTACGCCGGATGGGTGTTCCGGGACCTGACCGCGCCGGGCTGGCGGTGGCGCCAGGCGCTGCGGTCGGTGCTGATGATGCTGCCGTTCGCGATCATCCTCGCCGTGCTGCCGGGGCCGCCCGGTACCCGGGGCATGTTGGCCGGGTTCCTGCTGGTGGCCGCCGCGGCGATGGGCCTGATCCTGGCCGGCAGCTTCCGCAACCGGCGGCTCGTCCAGAACGGCTTCCCGCCGATCGTCCGGCCTGAGGAGGACGACGACGAACCGGTCGGCCCGCCCGCCGCCGCGGCGCCCGTAACGGCGCCCACAGCGGCCGAGGCGCGGGGCGCCGCTACGAAGGCGACCGTTCAGACGAACGCGGGTGTCGATGCCGGTGTAGCGCCACAGACCGATGTAGCGCCACAGACCGATGTAGCGCCACAGACCGGTGTGCCCACGGCCGGCGACGGCTACGACCCGGAGGACCCCGAGGGCATCAACGCCTGA
- a CDS encoding acetyl/propionyl/methylcrotonyl-CoA carboxylase subunit alpha, translating into MRKILIANRGEIAVRVARACKDAGYASVAVYAEPDIDALHVRVADEAYALGGSTPGDSYLRIDKILDAIAKSGADAVHPGYGFLSENADFAEAVIAAGLTWIGPSPDAIRRLGDKTQARHIALAVGAPLAPGTADPVAGVDEVIAFADEFGLPVAIKAAFGGGGRGLKVAWTRDELPELFESAVREAVAAFGRGECFVERYLDQPRHVETQILADTHGNVVVVGTRDCSLQRRYQKLVEEAPAPFLTDAQRASLYEASKKIAKEAGYIGAGTCEFLVAKDGLISFLEVNTRLQVEHPVTEETTGIDLVREQFRIAEGEALGFTDPPARGHSIEFRINGEDPGRKFLPAPGTVTKLVLPTGPGVRIDAGIESGSVIGGAFDSLLAKVIVTGSTRQQALERARRVLDELVVEGMATALPFHRAVVRDPAFAPASADEAFTIHNRWIETEFNNTIPAFTGGADAEDAEAGPRETVVVEVGGKRLEVVLPAGLGASSGGSGGGGRGPAPKRKASGKKAGAATGNSLTSPMQGTIVKVGVADGDVVAEGDLIVVLEAMKMEQPITAHRAGTVTGLTATVGAVVPSGTVLCEIKD; encoded by the coding sequence GTGCGCAAGATCCTCATCGCCAACCGCGGCGAGATCGCCGTTCGGGTGGCGCGGGCCTGCAAGGACGCCGGCTACGCCAGCGTCGCGGTCTATGCCGAGCCCGACATCGACGCCCTGCACGTTCGCGTAGCCGATGAGGCGTACGCACTCGGCGGCTCCACCCCCGGCGACTCGTACCTGCGGATCGACAAGATCCTCGACGCGATCGCGAAGTCGGGGGCCGACGCGGTCCACCCCGGCTACGGCTTCCTGTCGGAGAACGCCGACTTCGCCGAGGCCGTCATCGCCGCCGGGCTGACCTGGATCGGCCCGTCGCCGGACGCGATCCGCCGGCTGGGCGACAAGACCCAGGCCCGGCACATCGCGCTCGCCGTCGGCGCCCCGCTCGCGCCGGGCACCGCCGACCCGGTGGCCGGCGTCGACGAGGTCATCGCCTTCGCCGACGAGTTCGGCCTGCCCGTCGCCATCAAGGCGGCGTTCGGTGGCGGTGGCCGTGGCCTGAAGGTCGCCTGGACGCGGGACGAGCTGCCCGAGCTGTTCGAGAGCGCGGTCCGCGAGGCCGTCGCCGCGTTCGGCCGGGGCGAGTGCTTCGTCGAGCGTTACCTCGACCAGCCGCGCCACGTCGAGACCCAGATCCTCGCCGACACCCACGGCAACGTGGTCGTCGTCGGCACCCGCGACTGCTCGCTGCAGCGGCGCTACCAGAAGCTGGTCGAGGAGGCGCCCGCGCCGTTCCTCACCGACGCGCAGCGTGCCTCGCTGTACGAGGCCTCCAAGAAGATCGCCAAGGAGGCCGGCTACATCGGGGCCGGCACCTGCGAGTTCCTGGTCGCCAAGGACGGGCTGATCAGCTTCCTCGAGGTCAACACCCGGCTGCAGGTCGAGCACCCGGTGACCGAGGAGACGACCGGCATCGACCTGGTGCGTGAGCAGTTCCGCATCGCCGAGGGTGAGGCGCTCGGCTTCACCGACCCGCCCGCGCGCGGTCACTCGATCGAGTTCCGGATCAACGGCGAGGACCCGGGCCGCAAGTTCCTGCCCGCGCCGGGCACCGTCACGAAGCTCGTGCTGCCGACCGGTCCCGGCGTGCGCATCGACGCCGGCATCGAGAGCGGCAGCGTCATCGGCGGGGCCTTCGACTCGCTGCTGGCCAAGGTGATCGTCACCGGCTCGACCCGGCAGCAGGCCCTTGAGCGGGCCCGCCGGGTGCTGGACGAGCTGGTCGTCGAGGGCATGGCGACGGCGCTGCCGTTCCACCGCGCGGTGGTCCGGGACCCGGCGTTCGCCCCGGCCTCCGCCGACGAGGCCTTCACGATCCACAACCGCTGGATCGAGACCGAGTTCAACAACACCATCCCCGCCTTCACCGGCGGCGCCGACGCCGAGGACGCCGAGGCCGGCCCGCGCGAGACGGTCGTCGTCGAGGTCGGTGGCAAGCGGCTGGAGGTCGTGCTGCCGGCCGGCCTCGGGGCGTCGAGCGGTGGCTCGGGCGGCGGCGGGCGTGGCCCGGCGCCGAAGCGCAAGGCCAGCGGCAAGAAGGCCGGCGCCGCGACCGGCAACTCGCTGACCAGCCCGATGCAGGGCACCATCGTCAAGGTCGGCGTCGCGGACGGCGACGTGGTGGCCGAAGGCGACCTGATCGTCGTCCTCGAGGCGATGAAGATGGAGCAGCCGATCACCGCGCACCGCGCGGGCACCGTCACCGGCCTGACCGCCACCGTCGGCGCCGTCGTCCCCAGCGGCACCGTCCTCTGCGAGATCAAGGACTGA
- a CDS encoding NAD(P)H-quinone dehydrogenase: MSRIVILGGGPGGYEAALVAASLGAATTLVDSDGIGGACVLTDCVPSKTLIATSETMTSVAAAPALGLAGRGVPARPAGTWEGSEPHLTPPEVLSIEAKRVNNRVRELAHAQSNDIEARLRREKVTVVHGKGRLVGPQAVETDQGDVFIGDVVLIATGAAPRVLPTAEPDGERILTWQQLYELPEVPEHLVVIGSGVTGAEFAGAYRALGAAVTLVSSRERVLPGEDPDAAMVIEDVFRGRGIEVLNRSRAASVRRIGDGVLVELSDGRTVTGSHALMAVGSVPRTKGIGLTEVGIRLGSGGHVVVDRMSRTSVPGVYAAGDCTGVLPLASVAAMQGRIAMRHALGESVTPLRLGTVSSNIFTDPEIATVGVTQRMKDSGAIAAEVVTLPLARNPRAKMLGISDGFVKLFCRPGSGSVLGGVVVAPRASELILSISLAVANGLTAEQLANTFSIYPSLSGSITEVARMMRSEDLFAAFDETL, translated from the coding sequence GTGAGCCGGATCGTCATCCTCGGCGGGGGGCCTGGCGGCTACGAGGCGGCGCTGGTCGCCGCGTCGCTCGGGGCCGCCACGACCCTGGTCGACTCGGACGGCATCGGCGGCGCGTGCGTCCTTACCGACTGCGTGCCGTCCAAGACGCTCATCGCCACCTCGGAGACGATGACGTCGGTGGCCGCGGCCCCGGCGCTGGGTCTGGCCGGCCGGGGCGTGCCCGCGCGACCAGCCGGCACCTGGGAGGGCAGCGAGCCGCACCTGACCCCGCCGGAGGTGCTCAGCATCGAGGCGAAGCGGGTCAACAACCGGGTCCGCGAGCTCGCGCACGCGCAGTCCAACGACATCGAGGCCCGGTTGCGACGGGAGAAGGTCACCGTCGTCCACGGCAAGGGCCGCCTGGTCGGGCCGCAGGCCGTCGAGACCGACCAGGGCGACGTCTTCATCGGTGACGTCGTGCTCATCGCCACCGGCGCCGCGCCACGGGTGCTGCCCACGGCCGAGCCGGACGGCGAGCGGATCCTGACCTGGCAGCAGCTCTACGAGCTCCCGGAGGTGCCCGAGCACCTGGTGGTGATCGGCTCCGGTGTCACGGGCGCCGAGTTCGCCGGTGCCTACCGGGCGCTCGGCGCGGCGGTGACGCTGGTGTCCTCGCGCGAGCGGGTGCTGCCGGGCGAGGACCCGGACGCGGCGATGGTGATCGAGGACGTGTTCCGCGGCCGGGGCATCGAGGTGCTCAACCGGTCCCGCGCGGCCTCGGTACGCCGGATCGGCGACGGGGTGCTCGTCGAGCTGTCCGACGGCCGGACGGTGACCGGGTCGCACGCGCTGATGGCTGTCGGCTCGGTGCCGCGGACGAAGGGCATCGGGCTGACCGAGGTCGGCATCCGGCTCGGCTCCGGCGGGCATGTGGTCGTGGACCGGATGTCGCGGACGTCGGTGCCCGGGGTCTACGCCGCCGGCGACTGCACCGGCGTGCTGCCGCTGGCCTCGGTCGCGGCGATGCAGGGCCGGATCGCGATGCGGCACGCGCTCGGCGAGTCGGTGACGCCGCTGCGGCTGGGCACCGTGTCGTCGAACATCTTCACCGACCCGGAGATCGCGACCGTCGGCGTCACCCAGCGGATGAAGGACTCCGGCGCGATCGCCGCCGAGGTGGTCACGCTGCCGCTGGCGCGTAACCCACGCGCGAAGATGCTCGGCATCTCGGACGGCTTCGTGAAGCTGTTCTGCCGGCCCGGCAGCGGCAGCGTTCTCGGCGGCGTGGTGGTCGCGCCGCGGGCCTCCGAGCTGATCCTGTCGATCTCGCTCGCCGTCGCCAACGGCCTGACCGCCGAGCAGTTGGCGAACACCTTCTCGATCTACCCGTCGCTGTCCGGCTCGATCACCGAGGTCGCCCGCATGATGCGCTCCGAAGACCTCTTCGCCGCCTTCGACGAAACCCTTTAG
- a CDS encoding glutamate--cysteine ligase, which yields MHIPFSSSPRTSLGIEWELELVDLQTRQLRGASTEILEEFAGKVGDEDAEKAKHELFESTIEVITGVCGTVPEALADLSGTIDVLRGLAERRGIGLMCSGTHPISEYNTQEISTNDRYFRLVDQMQWLAHRLLIFGVHVHVGVRSQEKAFPIVNALTAYIPHFLALSASSPFWLGRDTGLASSRSKVFESLPTAGLPQQLADWGQFERFMETLITSGTIETIREVWWDIRPHPNFGTVELRICDGLPTLQEVGAVAALSQCLVDRMNIQLDRGYTLPVPRRWVVQENKWRAARYGLDAEILVDDRGTTRPVRDELADVVDDLLPVARRLGCATELTSIQDILTVGASYERQRAAARRAGGDLSHVVDTLLREMNIGRPASDLMS from the coding sequence GTGCACATTCCCTTCTCGTCGTCGCCGCGCACCAGTCTTGGCATCGAGTGGGAGCTGGAGCTGGTCGACCTCCAGACCCGGCAGCTGCGCGGGGCCTCGACCGAGATCCTCGAGGAGTTCGCCGGCAAGGTGGGCGATGAGGACGCCGAAAAGGCCAAGCACGAGTTGTTCGAGTCGACGATCGAGGTGATCACCGGGGTCTGCGGCACAGTCCCGGAGGCGCTCGCGGATCTCAGCGGGACCATCGACGTCCTGCGGGGCCTCGCGGAGCGGCGCGGAATCGGGTTGATGTGCAGCGGCACCCATCCGATCAGCGAGTACAACACCCAGGAGATCAGCACCAACGACCGCTACTTCCGGCTGGTCGACCAGATGCAGTGGCTGGCGCACCGCTTGCTGATCTTCGGTGTCCATGTGCATGTCGGAGTGCGGTCCCAGGAAAAGGCATTCCCGATCGTCAACGCGTTGACGGCCTATATCCCGCACTTCCTGGCGTTGTCCGCGTCGTCGCCCTTCTGGTTGGGACGGGACACCGGGCTCGCCTCCAGCCGGTCGAAGGTCTTCGAGAGCCTCCCGACGGCCGGCCTGCCGCAACAGCTCGCCGACTGGGGGCAGTTCGAGCGATTCATGGAGACGCTCATCACCTCGGGCACGATCGAGACCATCCGCGAGGTCTGGTGGGACATCCGTCCCCATCCCAACTTCGGCACCGTCGAGCTGCGGATCTGCGACGGACTTCCCACGCTGCAGGAAGTCGGTGCGGTCGCGGCGCTCTCGCAGTGTCTGGTCGACCGGATGAACATCCAGCTCGACCGCGGCTACACGCTCCCGGTGCCGCGACGCTGGGTGGTCCAGGAGAACAAGTGGCGGGCGGCCAGGTACGGCCTCGACGCGGAGATCCTGGTCGACGACCGGGGCACCACCCGCCCGGTCCGCGACGAGCTGGCGGACGTGGTCGACGACCTGCTGCCCGTCGCCAGGAGGCTCGGCTGCGCGACCGAGCTGACCTCGATCCAGGACATCCTGACCGTCGGCGCCAGCTATGAGCGGCAGCGGGCCGCCGCGCGGCGGGCCGGCGGCGATCTCAGCCACGTCGTAGATACGCTGCTGAGGGAGATGAACATCGGTCGACCGGCTAGCGACCTCATGAGCTGA
- a CDS encoding purine-nucleoside phosphorylase has translation MTQLADKPDAVASAARLAAATGVDRHDVAVVLGSGWKPAAQTLATRGKLLAEVPFAELGGFPETTVPGHVPSVRSVEVGGRRLLLFLGRVHAYEGHDLAQVVHGVRTACAAGVETVVLTNAAGGLRADMSVGQPVLVSDHLNLTGRSPLVGPAFTDLTDAYAPKLRTLAREVDPTLAEGVYAALPGPHFETPAEIRMLRLLGADLVGMSTVHETIAARNAGAAVLAISLVTNLAAGMTGEPLDHLEVLAAGEAAATRMGTLLAEVVSRL, from the coding sequence GTGACCCAGCTCGCAGACAAACCGGACGCCGTGGCGTCCGCCGCCCGCCTCGCCGCCGCGACCGGGGTCGACCGGCACGACGTCGCGGTGGTGCTCGGATCGGGCTGGAAGCCGGCCGCGCAGACCCTGGCCACCCGCGGGAAGCTGCTCGCCGAGGTGCCCTTCGCCGAGCTGGGCGGGTTCCCGGAGACGACCGTGCCTGGCCACGTGCCCTCGGTCCGGTCGGTCGAGGTGGGCGGCCGGCGGCTGCTGCTCTTCCTGGGCCGGGTGCACGCGTACGAAGGCCACGACCTGGCCCAGGTCGTGCACGGGGTGCGGACAGCGTGCGCGGCGGGCGTCGAGACGGTCGTGCTCACCAATGCCGCCGGGGGGCTGCGGGCGGACATGTCCGTCGGCCAGCCGGTGCTGGTCAGCGATCACCTGAACCTGACCGGCCGGTCGCCGCTCGTCGGGCCGGCCTTCACCGACCTCACCGACGCCTACGCGCCGAAGCTGCGGACGTTGGCCCGCGAGGTCGACCCGACCCTGGCCGAGGGCGTCTACGCGGCGCTGCCGGGACCGCATTTCGAGACCCCGGCCGAGATCCGGATGCTGCGGCTGCTGGGCGCTGACCTGGTCGGCATGTCGACCGTGCACGAGACCATCGCCGCCCGCAACGCCGGGGCCGCGGTGCTGGCGATCTCCCTGGTCACCAACCTGGCCGCGGGCATGACCGGCGAGCCGCTGGACCACCTCGAGGTCCTGGCCGCCGGAGAGGCCGCCGCCACCCGGATGGGCACCCTGCTGGCCGAGGTCGTCTCCCGCCTCTAG
- the aspS gene encoding aspartate--tRNA ligase: MVTADGHSAPAAVQVRQTAMRSHRCGDPRLADAGETVTVCGWVAHRRQHGQSLQFIDLRDYSGVIQCVVDGTVDVRSEYVLKITGLVTERPEGTVNEALATGQVELRDCKVEVLSVAKPPPFPLDDRADNVDESTRLTFRYLDLRRERMQRNLRIRSTVLAAIRTALSPLGFVEVETPLLMPSTPEGAREFIVPSRQFPGSFYALPQSPQLFKQLLMVGGADRYFQFARCLRDEDLRADRQYEFTQLDLEMSFVDQQDVLDVITSAVLAATEAITGGPVPPVETMTWQHAMDRYGVDKPDLRFGMELVELTEVFAGSGFKAFAGVGAVKGIRVPGGSASHNRKALDTLTDTAKKLGAKGLVWMRVGAAGALESPVAKFLSEAELAGIVEKTEAREGDLLLLVADEWTTACEVLGQLRNSLGRPPAGEGGFRFVWVVDFPQFVGIDKETGRPKPGHHPFTRPHPDDLDKLETEPLQVRSRAYDLVLNGWELGSGSIRIHEPELQQRIFDLIGISREEADRRFGFFLTPFGYGAPPHGGFAFGIDRLVASLAGEENIREVIAFPKTQSGLDPLTGAPTRVDERQLKELGVRVVAAVPPA; the protein is encoded by the coding sequence ATGGTGACGGCAGACGGGCACAGCGCGCCGGCGGCGGTTCAGGTGCGGCAGACCGCGATGCGGTCGCACCGGTGTGGCGATCCGCGGCTCGCCGACGCCGGGGAGACCGTGACGGTGTGCGGCTGGGTGGCGCACCGGCGCCAGCACGGCCAGTCGCTGCAGTTCATCGACCTGCGGGACTACTCCGGCGTCATCCAGTGCGTGGTCGACGGGACGGTCGACGTCCGCTCGGAGTACGTCCTGAAGATCACCGGCCTGGTGACCGAGCGGCCGGAAGGCACCGTCAACGAGGCTCTCGCGACCGGTCAGGTCGAGCTGCGGGACTGCAAGGTCGAGGTGCTGTCGGTCGCCAAGCCGCCGCCCTTCCCGCTTGACGACCGCGCGGACAACGTGGACGAGTCGACTCGGCTGACCTTCCGTTACCTGGACCTGCGGCGCGAGCGGATGCAGCGCAACCTGCGGATCCGTTCCACGGTGCTCGCCGCCATCCGCACCGCGCTGAGCCCGCTCGGGTTCGTCGAGGTCGAGACGCCGCTGCTGATGCCGTCGACGCCGGAGGGTGCGCGGGAGTTCATCGTGCCGTCCCGGCAGTTCCCCGGCAGCTTCTACGCGCTGCCGCAGTCGCCGCAGTTGTTCAAGCAGCTGCTGATGGTCGGCGGCGCGGACCGGTATTTCCAGTTCGCCCGCTGCCTGCGGGACGAGGACCTGCGTGCCGACCGGCAGTACGAGTTCACCCAGCTCGACCTGGAGATGAGCTTCGTCGACCAGCAGGACGTACTGGATGTGATCACCTCCGCCGTGCTGGCCGCGACCGAGGCGATCACCGGCGGCCCGGTGCCCCCGGTCGAGACGATGACCTGGCAGCACGCGATGGACCGGTACGGCGTCGACAAGCCGGACCTGCGGTTCGGCATGGAGCTGGTCGAGCTGACCGAGGTCTTCGCCGGCAGCGGCTTCAAGGCCTTCGCCGGTGTCGGGGCCGTCAAGGGCATCCGGGTGCCCGGTGGCTCGGCGTCGCACAACCGCAAGGCACTGGACACGCTGACCGACACGGCCAAGAAGCTCGGCGCGAAGGGCCTGGTCTGGATGCGGGTCGGGGCCGCGGGCGCCCTTGAGTCGCCGGTGGCCAAGTTCCTCTCCGAGGCCGAGCTGGCCGGCATCGTCGAGAAGACCGAGGCGCGGGAGGGTGACCTGCTGCTGCTGGTCGCCGACGAGTGGACGACCGCCTGCGAGGTGCTCGGCCAGCTGCGCAACTCGCTGGGTCGCCCGCCGGCGGGCGAGGGCGGCTTCCGCTTCGTCTGGGTGGTCGACTTCCCGCAGTTCGTCGGCATCGACAAGGAGACGGGCCGCCCGAAGCCGGGCCATCACCCGTTCACCCGGCCGCACCCGGACGACCTGGACAAGCTGGAGACCGAGCCGCTGCAGGTCCGTAGCCGGGCCTATGACCTGGTGCTCAACGGCTGGGAGCTCGGCTCCGGCTCGATCCGGATTCACGAGCCGGAGCTGCAGCAGCGGATCTTCGACCTGATCGGGATCAGCCGGGAGGAGGCGGACCGCCGGTTCGGCTTCTTCCTCACCCCGTTCGGCTACGGCGCCCCGCCGCACGGTGGCTTCGCGTTCGGGATCGACCGGCTGGTGGCGAGCCTGGCCGGCGAGGAGAACATCCGCGAGGTCATCGCGTTCCCGAAGACCCAGTCGGGCCTGGACCCGCTGACCGGCGCGCCGACCCGCGTCGACGAGCGGCAGCTCAAGGAGCTTGGCGTCCGCGTCGTCGCAGCGGTGCCTCCGGCCTGA